In Brassica rapa cultivar Chiifu-401-42 chromosome A06, CAAS_Brap_v3.01, whole genome shotgun sequence, a single window of DNA contains:
- the LOC103873858 gene encoding peptidyl-prolyl cis-trans isomerase FKBP12, whose protein sequence is MGVEKQVIRPGTGAKPAPGQTVTVHCTGFGKGGDLSQQFWSTKDAGQKPFSFQIGQGAVIKGWDEGVMGMQIGEIARLRCSPDYAYGPAGFPAWGIQRNSVLEFEIEVLSVE, encoded by the exons ATGGGTGTGGAGAAGCAAGTCATCAGACCCGGCACTGGTGCCAAACCCGCTCCGGGTCAAACCGTAACCGTCCATTGCACCGGATTCG GGAAAGGTGGTGATCTATCCCAGCAGTTTTGGAG TACAAAGGACGCTGGGCAAAAACCTTTCTCCTTCCAGATCGGTCAAGGTGCTGTGATCAAAG GATGGGATGAAGGCGTTATGGGAATGCAAATTGGAGAGATTGCTCGCTTGCGG TGCTCACCGGATTACGCATATGGTCCTGCTGGATTTCCGGCGTGGGGAATCCAGCGAAACTCGGTTCTCGAATTTGAAATCGAAGTACTCAGCGTGGAGTAA
- the LOC103873855 gene encoding root phototropism protein 3 isoform X1: MWESESDSGVVGGGGREYGNGVLSSNKHAGVKTDGFELRGQSWFVATDIPSDLLVKIGDMNFHLHKYPLLSRSGKMNRLIYESRDPDPTILLLDDLPGGPEAFELASKFCYGVPVDLTATNISGLRCAAEYLEMTEDLEEGNLIFKTEAFLSYVVLSSWRDSILVLKSCEKLSPWAENLQIVRRCSESIAWKACSNPKGIKWAYTGKSPSPSTANNFASSSPKWKDPKDSGFYSSPSRNNNNNNQPVPPDWWFEDVSILRIDHFVRVITAIKVKGMRFELLGASITHYAGKWLPGLIKEGTPDEMSVSHGSNSSGGSSGPDWRGGLHMVLSGKPNGQHQQDSAPYLAGHGISPKDQRMIVESLISIIPPQKDSVTCTFLLRLLRAANMLKVAPALITELEKRVGMQFEQATLQDLLIPSYSNKGETVYDVDLVQRLLEHFLVQEQTEGSSPSRMSPYADAGIPRANSISGGGGNGGSNQNAKMRVARLVDSYLTEVARDRNLPLTKFQVLAEALPESARSCDDGLYRAIDSYLKAHPTLSEHERKRLCRVMDCQKLSMDACMHAAQNERLPLRVVVQVLFSEQVKISNALANTSLKESTTLGEAMGTTYQPMIPNRKTLIEATPQSFQEGWAAAKKDINTLKFELETVKTKYVELQNEMEVMQRQFEKTGKVKNTSSSAWTSGWKKLSKLTKMSGHETQDMVGGEQVGVDHQPTRKPRRWRNSIS; this comes from the exons ATGTGGGAATCTGAGAGTGACTCCGGGGttgtaggaggaggaggaagagagtatggtaatggagttttgagttcTAACAAACATGCCGGCGTCAAGACTGATGGGTTTGAGCTTAGAGGCCAATCTTG GTTTGTTGCTACGGACATCCCCAGTGATCTTCTGGTTAAAATAGGCGACATGAACTTTCACTTAcacaag TATCCGTTGCTGTCACGCAGCGGGAAGATGAACAGGTTGATCTACGAGTCACGAGACCCTGACCCGACCATACTTCTTCTTGATGATCTACCTGGAGGACCAGAAGCGTTTGAGCTCGCATCCAAGTTCTGCTACGGAGTTCCCGTGGATCTCACGGCAACTAACATATCAGGTCTGCGTTGCGCAGCCGAGTATCTCGAGATGACAGAGGATCTTGAGGAAGGGAACCTAATCTTCAAGACAGAAGCCTTTCTCAGCTACGTGGTTCTGTCTTCGTGGAGAGACTCGATCTTGGTGCTAAAGAGCTGTGAGAAGCTCTCACCGTGGGCTGAGAATCTTCAGATTGTGAGGAGATGTAGTGAATCTATTGCTTGGAAGGCTTGTAGTAATCCAAAAGGGATTAAATGGGCTTACACAGGGAAGTCACCATCTCCATCAACTGCTAATAACTTCGCGAGTTCTAGTCCTAAATGGAAAGACCCAAAGGACTCAGGTTTCTATTCTAGCCCGAGTAGGAACAATAATAACAACAACCAGCCTGTTCCTCCAGATTGGTGGTTCGAAGATGTATCCATCTTGAGAATCGATCACTTCGTTCGTGTCATCACTGCGATCAAG GTGAAAGGTATGAGATTCGAACTTCTCGGAGCATCAATAACGCATTACGCAGGAAAATGGCTACCTGGTCTGATCAAAGAAGGAACTCCAGACGAAATGAGTGTGAGCCACGGAAGCAACAGCAGCGGAGGAAGCTCCGGCCCCGACTGGAGAGGCGGTCTCCACATGGTCCTCTCCGGAAAACCAAACGGACAACATCAACAAGACTCAGCCCCTTACCTCGCCGGACACGGAATCAGCCCCAAAGACCAACGCATGATCGTCGAGTCCCTAATCAGCATCATCCCTCCACAGAAAGACTCCGTCACCTGCACCTTCCTCCTCCGCCTCCTCAGAGCAGCCAACATGCTCAAAGTAGCCCCCGCGCTGATCACTGAGCTGGAGAAACGCGTCGGGATGCAGTTCGAGCAGGCGACTCTTCAGGATCTTCTGATTCCGAGTTACAGCAACAAGGGAGAGACGGTGTACGACGTTGATCTTGTTCAGAGGCTGTTGGAGCATTTTCTCGTTCAGGAGCAGACGGAAGGGTCGAGCCCGAGTAGAATGTCGCCGTACGCCGACGCCGGAATCCCGAGAGCGAATAGCattagtggtggtggtggtaacGGTGGCAGTAATCAGAACGCGAAGATGAGAGTGGCGAGGCTTGTGGATAGTTATCTTACTGAAGTTGCTAGAGACAGGAACTTGCCGTTGACCAAGTTTCAGGTTTTGGCTGAGGCTTTGCCTGAATCTGCAAGGAGTTGTGATGATGGACTATACCGAGCAATTGATTCATATCTCAAG GCTCATCCGACGTTGTCGGAACACGAGAGGAAGCGGCTATGCAGAGTGATGGACTGTCAAAAGCTATCAATGGACGCATGCATGCACGCGGCTCAGAACGAGAGGTTACCATTACGAGTGGTGGTTCAAGTCCTCTTCTCGGAGCAAGTGAAGATCAGTAACGCCTTAGCCAACACATCACTCAAGGAGTCAACAACGTTAGGAGAAGCCATGGGTACTACTTATCAACCAATGATCCCAAACCGTAAGACATTAATCGAAGCTACACCACAATCTTTCCAG GAAGGGTGGGCTGCGGCTAAGAAGGATATTAATACGTTGAAATTCGAGTTAGAGACGGTGAAGACAAAGTATGTTGAGCTTCAGAATGAGATGGAAGTGATGCAAAGACAGTTTGAGAAAACAGGGAAAGTCAAGAACACTTCGTCTTCTGCTTGGACCAGTGGTTGGAAGAAGCTAAGTAAGTTGACTAAGATGAGTGGACATGAGACTCAAGATATGGTCGGAGGTGAACAAGTTGGTGTTGATCATCAACCCACGAGGAAACCGAGACGATGGAGGAACTCAATTTCTTGA
- the LOC103873854 gene encoding classical arabinogalactan protein 1: MALSKFLGFILLAAFFVSFTVAQSPAPAPSSGGRRISPAHSPKKAMSPAPAVSPTPQTALTPESSSSPPSPPSADSPSDLPAFSPSSISNSPAQAPAPVSGTVSNSYAVFGSVAFMLTAAVLAM, from the coding sequence ATGGCTCTCTCAAAATTTCTAGGGTTCATTCTCCTCGCCGCTTTTTTCGTTTCGTTCACGGTTGCTCAATCTCCTGCACCAGCTCCATCTAGCGGAGGAAGGCGGATCTCTCCGGCGCACTCACCTAAGAAGGCGATGTCTCCTGCACCAGCTGTTTCTCCTACTCCTCAAACCGCATTGACTCCAGAATCTTCCTCCTCTCCTCCATCGCCACCCTCCGCAGATTCTCCTTCAGATTTGCCGGCTTTTTCTCCCTCTTCCATCTCCAACTCGCCTGCTCAAGCTCCCGCTCCCGTAAGCGGCACCGTTTCTAACAGCTACGCGGTCTTTGGATCCGTCGCTTTTATGTTAACCGCTGCCGTTTTGGCTATGTAG
- the LOC117126127 gene encoding uncharacterized protein LOC117126127 has protein sequence MFDDSDGASSEDDNFSTYGESPIEEDEDSPTLPSKKRYHNFLMSESKGNLEVLKLEMSSLDLAVDGCTWRVRASTEGLSPQFYIRIYDSDHACSVTERSNRSRNATPDILGELYKNFLGDVGPAVRPESVGIAITKQFGVKMDYWKSHRTLICAREIDEGTPECGFELLPSYLYMIRRANPNTVTRLQIDELGRFMYVFLAFGASVNGFPFMRKVVVVDGTFLNGKYKGTLLTALPHDGNFQSFPIAFAVVDTENDDSWNWFFTQLKVLIPDQEGLAIISDRHNSIGKAITNVYPLAARGICTYHLYKNILGRYKGKDVFRLVKKAARCFRMSDFDMIFEEIEALNPDLHGWVIV, from the exons ATGTTCGATGACTCGGACGGTGCGTCATCTGAAGATGATAACTTCAGCACATACGGTGAGTCTCCtatcgaagaagacgaagattcACCAACGCTACCTTCCAAGAAGAGATATCATAACTTCTTGATGAGCGAATCTAAAGGGAATCTGGAGGTTTTGAAGTTGGAGATGTCGTCGTTAGACCTTGCG GTTGATGGATGTACATGGAGAGTTCGTGCATCTACCGAAGGATTGTCTCCGCAGTTTTATATTCGTATTTACGACTCGGATCATGCATGTTCTGTAACTGAGCGTTCTAATCGATCTCGAAATGCAACACCGGATATTTTAGGAGAGTTGTACAAGAACTTTCTCGGTGACGTTGGTCCGGCCGTTCGCCCTGAGAGTGTCGGAATAGCTATCACTAAGCAGTTTGGTGTAAAG ATGGATTATTGGAAATCACACCGGACGCTTATATGTGCAAGGGAAATCGATGAGGGCACACCTGAGTGTGGTTTTGAACTCTTGCCTTCTTACTTATACATGATAAGAAGGGCAAATCCGAATACAGTTACGCGTCTTCAAATCGATGAGCTTGGAAGATTCATGTATGTGTTTCTTGCGTTTGGTGCGAGCGTTAATGGGTTTCCTTTCATGCGCAAAGTTGTTGTCGTCGACGGTACGTTTCTTAATGGTAAATATAAAGGGACGCTACTCACAGCACTACCTCATGATGGTAACTTTCAGAGTTTTCCAATAGCCTTCGCAGTGGTTGACACTGAAAATGATGATTCGTGGAATTGGTTTTTTACGCAACTAAAAGTGTTGATTCCTGACCAGGAGGGTCTTGCGATAATATCAGATAGGCATAACTCGATAGGGAAAGCAATTACAAATGTGTATCCGTTAGCTGCTCGTGGAATATGCACCtatcatttgtataaaaacatATTGGGACGGTACAAAGGAAAAGATGTATTTCGGCTGGTGAAGAAAGCGGCGAGATGTTTTAGAATGTCTGACTTTGATATGATTTTCGAGGAGATTGAAGCACTTAATCCTGATCTCCACGGCTGGGTTATTGTTTGA
- the LOC103873857 gene encoding transcription factor SAC51, with the protein MPLDTRQRDLPPQPCFEDNAARTVPLPERGRPYAAELLARCLQPPPLQSLLWSHHDKESCGKRFSMSDMRSWCAAAAATPHGALESSQKGLMIFDQSGNQTRLLRCPFPLRFPSLAAAEPVKLKLSELQHGLEKGFREDHVTLKEFDEKNCVNGKESEMHEDTEEINALLYSDDDYDDCESDDDDDEVMSTGHSPYQVCNKRALEEIDSPCKRQKLLDKVENISVSSSLVGSKSSTKLPESNISTKEDTGSGLSNEQSRKDKIRTALKILESIVPGAKGNEALLLLDEAIDYLKLLKRDLNLHRD; encoded by the coding sequence ATGCCTCTTGATACCAGGCAACGGGATTTGCCTCCTCAACCTTGCTTTGAGGATAACGCAGCTCGAACTGTCCCTCTCCCTGAGCGTGGGAGACCATATGCAGCTGAGCTTCTGGCTCGCTGTTTGCAGCCACCGCCACTCCAGTCTCTTCTGTGGAGTCATCATGATAAGGAGTCTTGTGGAAAACGGTTCTCGATGTCTGACATGAGGTCTTGGTGCGCTGCCGCTGCTGCTACTCCACATGGAGCATTAGAGTCTTCTCAGAAAGGACTTATGATATTCGATCAGTCAGGAAACCAGACTCGTCTACTACGATGTCCATTTCCCTTACGGTTTCCATCTCTTGCGGCTGCAGAACCAGTGAAACTCAAACTCTCTGAGTTACAGCACGGTCTGGAGAAAGGTTTCAGGGAAGATCATGTTACTTTGAAGGAGTTTGATGAGAAGAACTGTGTAAATGGAAAAGAATCGGAAATGCATGAAGACACTGAGGAGATCAATGCATTGCTCTATTCAGATGATGATTATGATGATTGCgagagtgatgatgatgatgatgaagtaaTGAGCACTGGTCACTCTCCTTATCAAGTTTGCAACAAAAGGGCATTGGAAGAGATAGATAGTCCTTGTAAAAGGCAGAAACTACTGGATAAGGTAGAAAATATCAGTGTCTCATCATCACTTGTGGGCAGTAAAAGCTCAACAAAGCTCCCTGAATCAAACATCTCGACCAAAGAAGACACTGGTTCTGGTCTAAGCAACGAGCAGTCGAGAAAAGACAAGATCCGCACAGCTCTGAAAATACTCGAGAGCATTGTTCCTGGTGCAAAAGGAAACGAAGCTCTCTTACTTCTAGACGAAGCCATTGATTACCTGAAGCTGCTGAAACGGGACTTAAATCTCCACAGAGATTAA
- the LOC103873853 gene encoding bifunctional riboflavin biosynthesis protein RIBA 1, chloroplastic, with protein sequence MSSSINLSSSSPSTISLSRSRLSQSSSTPIHRVTLPSNHQPSFSIKTTGKVKASVISREDDLLSYTNGNAPIEDPLQADSVSLGTLAPSDSADAPPNGFVAEDDDYELDLPTPGFSSIPEAIQDIRQGKLVVVVDDEDRENEGDLVMAAQLATPEAMAFIVKHGTGIVCVSMKEDDLERLNLPLMVNQKENEEKLCTAFTVTVDAKHGTTTGVSARDRATTILSLASRDSKPEDFNRPGHIFPLKYREGGVLKRAGHTEASVDLTVLAGLDPVGVLCEIVDDDGSMARLPKLRQFAAENSLKIVSIADLIRYRRKRDKLVERSSAARIPTMWGPFTAYCYKSILDGIEHIAMVKGEIGDGQDILVRVHSECLTGDIFGSARCDCGNQLSLSMQQIESAGRGVLVYLRGHEGRGIGLGHKLRAYNLQDAGRDTVEANEELGLSVDSREYGIGAQILRDLGVRTMKLMTNNPAKYVGLKGYGLAIVGRVPLLSLITKENKRYLETKRTKMGHMYGLKFNGDVVEKTDDAETT encoded by the exons ATGTCTTCTTCCATCAATCTATCGTCTTCGTCTCCTTCCACCATCTCTCTTTCCCGCTCCAG ATTGAGCCAAAGTTCTAGTACACCGATCCACCGTGTTACTTTGCCATCTAACCATCAACCTTCGTTCTCAATTAAAACCACTGGAAAAGTCAAAGCTTCAGTGATCTCCAGAGAAGACGATCTCCTCTCTTACACCAATGGAAACGCTCCCATCGAAGATCCCTTACAGGCAGATTCAGTTTCCCTCGGAACACTTGCTCCTTCAGATTCAGCTGACGCACCACCCAATGGCTTCGTCGCTGAAGATGACGACTACGAGCTGGATTTGCCTACGCCTGGCTTCTCTTCCATCCCTGAGGCCATTCAAGACATTCGCCaaggaaag CTTGTGGTGGTTGTGGATGATGAAGATAGAGAAAACGAAGGAGACTTGGTAATGGCTGCTCAGTTAGCTACACCTGAAGCTATGGCTTTTATTGTCAAACATGGAACTGGGATAGTCTGTGTGAGTATGAAGGAAGATGATCTCGAGAGGTTGAACCTTCCTCTTATGGTAAATCAGAAGGAGAATGAAGAGAAGCTCTGCACTGCATTCACAGTCACTGTC GATGCAAAACATGGTACAACGACAGGAGTATCAGCACGTGACAGGGCGACAACGATACTCTCCCTTGCTTCAAGAGACTCAAAGCCCGAAGATTTCAACCGCCCAGGGCATATCTTCCCGCTCAAGTACCGAGAAGGAGGAGTTTTGAAAAGAGCTGGACACACTGAAGCATCTGTTGATCTCACTGTTTTAGCTGGACTAGATCCTGTTGGAGTACTTTGTGAGATCGTTGATGATGATGGCTCCATGGCTAGATTACCAAAGCTCCGTCAGTTTGCAGCTGAGAATAGCCTGAAGATTGTCTCCATTGCTGATTTGATCAG ATATCGAAGGAAGAGAGATAAGTTAGTGGAACGTTCCTCTGCAGCTCGGATCCCAACAATGTGGGGACCTTTCACAGCTTATTGCTACAAATCTATATTAGACGGCATAGAGCACATTGCAATGGTTAAG GGAGAGATAGGTGACGGTCAAGACATTCTAGTGAGGGTTCATTCAGAATGTCTCACGGGAGACATATTTGGATCAGCGAGGTGTGATTGCGGGAACCAGCTATCTCTTTCGATGCAGCAGATCGAGTCTGCTGGTCGTGGTGTGTTGGTTTACCTGCGTGGACATGAAGGAAGAGGGATTGGTTTAGGACATAAGCTCCGAGCTTACAATCTGCAAGATGCTGGTCGTGACACGGTTGAAGCTAATGAGGAGTTAGGACTTTCTGTTGATTCTAGAGAGTATGGAATTGGTGCACAG ATACTAAGGGACTTGGGAGTGAGGACGATGAAGCTGATGACAAATAATCCGGCTAAGTATGTTGGTCTGAAGGGATATGGATTAGCCATTGTGGGAAGAGTCCCTCTCTTGAGTCTTATCACAAAGGAAAATAAGAGATATTTGGAGACAAAGAGGACTAAGATGGGTCACATGTATGGCTTGAAGTTCAATGGTGATGTTGTGGAGAAGACTGATGATGCTGAAACCACCTGA
- the LOC103873855 gene encoding root phototropism protein 3 isoform X2, giving the protein MWESESDSGVVGGGGREYGNGVLSSNKHAGVKTDGFELRGQSWFVATDIPSDLLVKIGDMNFHLHKYPLLSRSGKMNRLIYESRDPDPTILLLDDLPGGPEAFELASKFCYGVPVDLTATNISGLRCAAEYLEMTEDLEEGNLIFKTEAFLSYVVLSSWRDSILVLKSCEKLSPWAENLQIVRRCSESIAWKACSNPKGIKWAYTGKSPSPSTANNFASSSPKWKDPKDSGFYSSPSRNNNNNNQPVPPDWWFEDVSILRIDHFVRVITAIKVKGMRFELLGASITHYAGKWLPGLIKEGTPDEMSVSHGSNSSGGSSGPDWRGGLHMVLSGKPNGQHQQDSAPYLAGHGISPKDQRMIVESLISIIPPQKDSVTCTFLLRLLRAANMLKVAPALITELEKRVGMQFEQATLQDLLIPSYSNKGETVYDVDLVQRLLEHFLVQEQTEGSSPSRMSPYADAGIPRANSISGGGGNGGSNQNAKMRVARLVDSYLTEVARDRNLPLTKFQVLAEALPESARSCDDGLYRAIDSYLKAHPTLSEHERKRLCRVMDCQKLSMDACMHAAQNERLPLRVVVQVLFSEQVKISNALANTSLKESTTLGEAMGTTYQPMIPNRKTLIEATPQSFQARRVGCG; this is encoded by the exons ATGTGGGAATCTGAGAGTGACTCCGGGGttgtaggaggaggaggaagagagtatggtaatggagttttgagttcTAACAAACATGCCGGCGTCAAGACTGATGGGTTTGAGCTTAGAGGCCAATCTTG GTTTGTTGCTACGGACATCCCCAGTGATCTTCTGGTTAAAATAGGCGACATGAACTTTCACTTAcacaag TATCCGTTGCTGTCACGCAGCGGGAAGATGAACAGGTTGATCTACGAGTCACGAGACCCTGACCCGACCATACTTCTTCTTGATGATCTACCTGGAGGACCAGAAGCGTTTGAGCTCGCATCCAAGTTCTGCTACGGAGTTCCCGTGGATCTCACGGCAACTAACATATCAGGTCTGCGTTGCGCAGCCGAGTATCTCGAGATGACAGAGGATCTTGAGGAAGGGAACCTAATCTTCAAGACAGAAGCCTTTCTCAGCTACGTGGTTCTGTCTTCGTGGAGAGACTCGATCTTGGTGCTAAAGAGCTGTGAGAAGCTCTCACCGTGGGCTGAGAATCTTCAGATTGTGAGGAGATGTAGTGAATCTATTGCTTGGAAGGCTTGTAGTAATCCAAAAGGGATTAAATGGGCTTACACAGGGAAGTCACCATCTCCATCAACTGCTAATAACTTCGCGAGTTCTAGTCCTAAATGGAAAGACCCAAAGGACTCAGGTTTCTATTCTAGCCCGAGTAGGAACAATAATAACAACAACCAGCCTGTTCCTCCAGATTGGTGGTTCGAAGATGTATCCATCTTGAGAATCGATCACTTCGTTCGTGTCATCACTGCGATCAAG GTGAAAGGTATGAGATTCGAACTTCTCGGAGCATCAATAACGCATTACGCAGGAAAATGGCTACCTGGTCTGATCAAAGAAGGAACTCCAGACGAAATGAGTGTGAGCCACGGAAGCAACAGCAGCGGAGGAAGCTCCGGCCCCGACTGGAGAGGCGGTCTCCACATGGTCCTCTCCGGAAAACCAAACGGACAACATCAACAAGACTCAGCCCCTTACCTCGCCGGACACGGAATCAGCCCCAAAGACCAACGCATGATCGTCGAGTCCCTAATCAGCATCATCCCTCCACAGAAAGACTCCGTCACCTGCACCTTCCTCCTCCGCCTCCTCAGAGCAGCCAACATGCTCAAAGTAGCCCCCGCGCTGATCACTGAGCTGGAGAAACGCGTCGGGATGCAGTTCGAGCAGGCGACTCTTCAGGATCTTCTGATTCCGAGTTACAGCAACAAGGGAGAGACGGTGTACGACGTTGATCTTGTTCAGAGGCTGTTGGAGCATTTTCTCGTTCAGGAGCAGACGGAAGGGTCGAGCCCGAGTAGAATGTCGCCGTACGCCGACGCCGGAATCCCGAGAGCGAATAGCattagtggtggtggtggtaacGGTGGCAGTAATCAGAACGCGAAGATGAGAGTGGCGAGGCTTGTGGATAGTTATCTTACTGAAGTTGCTAGAGACAGGAACTTGCCGTTGACCAAGTTTCAGGTTTTGGCTGAGGCTTTGCCTGAATCTGCAAGGAGTTGTGATGATGGACTATACCGAGCAATTGATTCATATCTCAAG GCTCATCCGACGTTGTCGGAACACGAGAGGAAGCGGCTATGCAGAGTGATGGACTGTCAAAAGCTATCAATGGACGCATGCATGCACGCGGCTCAGAACGAGAGGTTACCATTACGAGTGGTGGTTCAAGTCCTCTTCTCGGAGCAAGTGAAGATCAGTAACGCCTTAGCCAACACATCACTCAAGGAGTCAACAACGTTAGGAGAAGCCATGGGTACTACTTATCAACCAATGATCCCAAACCGTAAGACATTAATCGAAGCTACACCACAATCTTTCCAGGCAA GAAGGGTGGGCTGCGGCTAA